Proteins found in one Syntrophales bacterium genomic segment:
- a CDS encoding sigma 54-interacting transcriptional regulator, translating to MSPPLTNGGTIFLDEIGELSPPVQVKLLRFLQEREFQRLGGNQTIRSDVRIISATNSDLKSLVGENLFREDLFYRRTTPWIAEVFRAEIDP from the coding sequence GTGTCCCCACCATTAACCAATGGGGGAACTATCTTTTTAGATGAAATTGGTGAGCTTTCTCCTCCCGTTCAGGTCAAGCTCCTCCGATTTCTTCAGGAACGTGAATTCCAGCGACTCGGTGGAAATCAGACGATACGTTCCGATGTACGGATTATCAGCGCCACCAACAGTGATCTAAAATCGCTGGTCGGAGAGAACCTCTTCAGAGAAGATCTTTTCTACCGAAGGACTACTCCGTGGATTGCTGAAGTATTTAGAGCGGAAATTGATCCTTGA
- the surE gene encoding 5'/3'-nucleotidase SurE, which produces MRFLLTNDDGIYAKGLSALYQELSRDADCLIVAPEIEQSAVGHAITIFRPLMVREAKKNGNFFGYAVTGTPADCVKIGIRELSEKPVDLVISGINLGANVGINVIYSGTVSAATEGAILGVPSIAVSLDTRRDADFTFAARFARKMAQFMVKNNPLKNIPLNINIPALPEDEIKGICVTKQGRARFIENFERRVDPRDNIYYWLAGETKISAQDEINSDAYVLSKGMISITPIYYDLTRYDAMSDLSAHIKVLFGSSAATQTYSK; this is translated from the coding sequence ATGAGGTTTCTACTGACAAACGATGACGGTATATATGCGAAGGGGTTGAGTGCCCTGTATCAGGAGCTCTCGAGGGATGCGGACTGTTTAATTGTAGCTCCTGAAATCGAACAGAGCGCCGTAGGCCATGCGATTACCATCTTCCGTCCTCTGATGGTAAGAGAGGCGAAAAAGAACGGAAATTTCTTTGGATATGCCGTAACGGGAACGCCGGCGGACTGTGTCAAGATCGGTATCAGGGAGTTATCCGAAAAACCTGTAGACCTGGTCATATCGGGGATCAATCTCGGTGCCAATGTGGGGATTAATGTGATCTATTCGGGAACTGTATCAGCAGCAACCGAGGGGGCCATCCTGGGTGTACCTTCCATAGCGGTATCTCTCGATACTCGCAGAGATGCGGACTTTACCTTTGCTGCAAGGTTTGCCAGAAAGATGGCACAATTCATGGTAAAAAACAACCCCTTGAAAAACATTCCCCTCAATATCAATATCCCCGCTCTTCCCGAAGATGAGATCAAGGGGATTTGCGTGACAAAACAGGGCAGGGCGCGTTTTATAGAAAATTTTGAGAGAAGGGTAGATCCGAGAGATAATATCTATTACTGGTTGGCGGGTGAAACAAAAATTTCCGCTCAGGATGAGATTAACTCCGATGCCTATGTGCTGAGCAAAGGGATGATATCCATCACACCAATTTATTATGATTTGACCCGGTATGACGCCATGTCAGATTTGAGTGCCCATATCAAGGTGCTATTCGGCTCCTCCGCAGCAACGCAAACTTATAGTAAATAA